CTAGGCATCTTACTTCTAATATGCTGAATGGCATACATATCGCTATCGCTTGACTCGGGGTTGTTTACTGCGGACACGGTAGTAGACCTTTTGGGTTTTCCATTACAGAATTTAGATCCCGCAAAGTATCCTTTTTTGTGGCATGTGTTACAGTTACGGTGCAGGGCTGGACAATCTGTACTGCTGCTAAGATGTTTCTCGCTCATACACCGGAAACATGCTTTCTTCTTAACAGTAGAACTAGGAGTAGACGATTTCTTACCATGCCTCCTTTGCTTCCTTACAGCTGAGACATCGACTGCAGGTGGGGTGGTGACACTCATCGAGTCTAATTTCTCCTCAATCTCCACTTGTCGAGCTATGGCTACCACTTCGGAAAGGTCTGCTTGTCTGTCAGCTGGCATTGCTGAAATCCTGTCCCGAACTGTCTTACTATTGACACCTATCCGGAATTGTTCTAGCAGATTTTCTTCCAAATTAGCCTGAAACTCACACGTTCGAGCTTGAGATCGTAGTTTCAGCACAAACTCTGAAACTGACTCTGATGGACTTCTTTTCACCTCTCTGAATTTCGCCCGCTCCA
The sequence above is drawn from the Watersipora subatra chromosome 5, tzWatSuba1.1, whole genome shotgun sequence genome and encodes:
- the LOC137397363 gene encoding uncharacterized protein gives rise to the protein MAATGATTASAVPVFGGKVETYLEKLDSYYAFHGTKPDKKKHVLIMGLSEEQYETLACLTAPRKPKEVDAEDLIELLRRHYGATMNKMMERAKFREVKRSPSESVSEFVLKLRSQARTCEFQANLEENLLEQFRIGVNSKTVRDRISAMPADRQADLSEVVAIARQVEIEEKLDSMSVTTPPAVDVSAVRKQRRHGKKSSTPSSTVKKKACFRCMSEKHLSSSTDCPALHRNCNTCHKKGYFAGSKFSY